A stretch of Miscanthus floridulus cultivar M001 chromosome 13, ASM1932011v1, whole genome shotgun sequence DNA encodes these proteins:
- the LOC136502201 gene encoding classical arabinogalactan protein 6-like — protein sequence MARALALAVFLLLVASATVALAVEAPATSPKHSASTPSKAPSTAPDKSEKAPTVSPENAAATPKATPAKAPAAATKSEESPSEAPASGSGAASSPSESGASETAPTGAPKDSSASPSASPSGEEAAASPDSSSGGAASEEPSASEAGGAAEEPSTAEAGGASADSPPEPAHASDSPAESPGPAADHESSSPGMGIGVAATMLAAAAASAMLSF from the coding sequence ATGGCCCGCGCTCTCGCCCTCGCcgtcttcctcctcctcgtcgcctccgccaccGTGGCGTTAGCCGTGGAGGCCCCGGCCACCTCGCCGAAGCATTCGGCCTCCACGCCATCGAAGGCGCCCAGCACGGCGCCCGACAAGTCCGAGAAGGCCCCCACGGTGTCGCCTGAGAATGCTGCGGCGACGCCCAAGGCAACCCCCGCCAAGGCCCCGGCGGCGGCCACCAAGTCAGAGGAGTCGCCTTCCGAGGCGCCCGCCTCCGGGTCCGGCGCCGCGTCGTCACCTAGCGAGAGCGGCGCGTCGGAGACGGCCCCCACCGGTGCCCCCAAGGACTCGTCGGCCAGCCCTTCCGCATCCCCGTCGGGAGAAGAAGCCGCCGCGTCGCCCGACAGCAGCAGCGGCGGTGCCGCCTCCGAAGAACCTTCTGCCAGCGAGGCCGGTGGCGCCGCCGAGGAGCCGTCGACGGCCGAGGCCGGCGGCGCATCCGCTGACAGCCCGCCCGAGCCTGCCCACGCTTCGGACTCACCAGCGGAGTCTCCTGGCCCGGCCGCTGATCACGAGAGCAGCAGCCCCGGCATGGGCATCGGTGTCGCCGCGACAATGCTtgccgcggccgccgcctccgCGATGCTTTCTTTCTAG